Proteins co-encoded in one Acidobacteriota bacterium genomic window:
- a CDS encoding ABC transporter substrate-binding protein → MFFAVAVFAGCRSNVSIPNTNAPATVAMRQVTDDLGRTVAVPVKITRVVSLAPNLTENIFAVGAGDRLVGVTTFCNYPEAAKSIAKIGDTMNPNMESIIALKPDVVFVSTASQIEAFMKTLEANKIAVYVTKADSLDALMKNLSDLGDIFGSKDISSKLISDLTTRINTIQKTAGDTRTRVFVQISKEPLFTIGNQSFLTTALGKAAAESVTRQVETAYPKLSKETALALDPEAIILSDSEDNREPNEVFKNSPAVKNGRVYKVNADLLSRPGPRLVDALEQIAKDLHPEKFPNK, encoded by the coding sequence ATGTTCTTCGCAGTCGCCGTATTTGCGGGCTGCCGGAGCAATGTTTCGATTCCTAATACAAACGCACCCGCAACCGTCGCCATGCGACAGGTTACTGACGATCTCGGTCGAACCGTCGCAGTACCGGTGAAGATAACAAGGGTCGTTTCGCTTGCGCCAAATCTGACCGAAAATATTTTTGCCGTCGGTGCAGGCGACCGGCTTGTTGGCGTGACGACATTCTGCAACTACCCGGAAGCTGCCAAGTCAATTGCGAAGATCGGCGACACGATGAATCCGAACATGGAATCGATCATCGCGCTAAAGCCGGATGTTGTTTTTGTTTCGACCGCTTCGCAGATCGAGGCGTTCATGAAAACGCTTGAGGCGAATAAGATAGCGGTTTATGTGACGAAAGCAGATTCACTCGATGCTCTGATGAAGAACCTAAGCGATCTCGGGGACATATTTGGGTCAAAGGACATTTCTTCTAAGCTCATTTCAGACCTGACCACACGAATTAATACGATCCAAAAGACGGCGGGCGACACTCGAACGCGTGTCTTCGTTCAGATATCGAAAGAGCCGTTATTTACTATAGGAAATCAATCATTTTTAACAACAGCGCTCGGCAAAGCGGCTGCCGAGTCAGTGACCCGCCAGGTCGAGACCGCGTATCCGAAATTAAGCAAAGAAACAGCATTGGCTCTAGATCCTGAAGCCATTATCTTGTCGGACAGTGAGGACAACCGCGAACCTAATGAGGTTTTCAAGAATTCTCCGGCGGTGAAAAACGGTCGAGTATATAAGGTAAATGCCGATCTGCTGTCGCGGCCGGGGCCTAGGTTGGTGGATGCGTTGGAACAGATCGCGAAGGATCTGCATCCGGAGAAGTTCCCGAATAAGTAA
- a CDS encoding iron ABC transporter permease, translated as MNRKAIIIGLALLAALAAAIILAVLLGAERLPIFDLNEQQASILFDIRLPRILLGACVGASLAVAGAGLQSLLRNPLAEPYLLGVSNGAALGTMLAFVFFQSLEITRPLLAFAGAGLATVAVYRMAKSRAGMNVERLILSGVIVTTFLSSVIVMLTTLLDAAKLRSFTFWLLGDLSQATRNGVYLSLGAVIVGTIVLMSQARALNLMMVGERDAFDFGVEVGRVRMLVFGAASLVVGAAVAASGSVGYVGLIVPHLVRLSVGSDNRLVVPCSAIAGAIFVVFADTIARTAIAPRELPVGAVTALIGAPMFIYLLRRN; from the coding sequence GTGAATCGTAAGGCCATTATTATCGGATTAGCATTACTCGCTGCATTGGCTGCCGCGATAATTTTGGCTGTGCTCTTGGGGGCCGAACGGTTGCCAATATTTGATCTGAACGAGCAGCAGGCCTCGATACTTTTTGATATCCGTTTGCCGAGGATATTGCTTGGGGCTTGCGTCGGCGCGAGTTTGGCGGTGGCGGGGGCAGGGTTGCAATCGCTACTAAGAAATCCGTTGGCTGAGCCTTACTTGTTGGGAGTTTCGAATGGAGCGGCGCTCGGAACAATGCTAGCGTTCGTGTTTTTTCAGAGCCTTGAGATCACGCGGCCATTGCTTGCGTTTGCGGGAGCGGGGCTCGCGACGGTCGCCGTTTATCGAATGGCGAAGAGCCGGGCGGGGATGAATGTCGAGCGGTTGATTTTGTCGGGGGTGATCGTCACCACTTTTTTATCGTCCGTGATCGTGATGCTCACGACGCTGCTGGACGCGGCGAAGCTCCGAAGCTTCACATTTTGGCTCCTCGGCGACCTTTCGCAAGCCACGCGGAACGGCGTTTATCTCAGCCTTGGAGCCGTGATCGTCGGCACGATCGTTCTAATGTCGCAGGCTCGGGCCTTGAATCTGATGATGGTCGGCGAACGCGACGCATTTGATTTTGGTGTCGAGGTTGGCCGCGTTCGAATGCTGGTTTTCGGTGCCGCAAGCTTGGTTGTCGGTGCGGCTGTTGCCGCGAGCGGTTCGGTCGGTTACGTGGGCTTGATAGTCCCGCATCTGGTGAGATTGAGCGTCGGGAGCGACAATCGTTTGGTCGTTCCGTGCTCGGCGATCGCTGGAGCCATCTTCGTGGTCTTTGCAGACACGATCGCGCGGACGGCGATCGCTCCCAGGGAACTACCAGTCGGCGCTGTCACGGCGTTAATTGGTGCTCCGATGTTTATTTATTTGTTGCGGAGAAATTAA
- a CDS encoding ABC transporter ATP-binding protein encodes MRNATISYGACEVLQEISFSLEPGCVVVLLGANGAGKTTLIKALNGTLPLSSGEVTLDGKRLADISRREIAENIAVVAQENETRFPVTVLEFVLSGRFVHGNAFGWESDADIEFAKKALADCDLSGFETRLMNHLSGGERQRVVLARALATGAKILLLDEPTANLDLAHQAMMFRLVRERCSQSNYSAIVITHDLNLAAEFADEIIMLHRGRIAAAGPPEKVLTADNVQDVFGVKVLLDENPASRKLRVTAIY; translated from the coding sequence GTGAGAAATGCCACTATAAGTTATGGAGCGTGCGAGGTTTTGCAGGAGATCTCGTTTTCGCTGGAGCCGGGCTGTGTCGTCGTTCTTCTTGGTGCCAACGGAGCGGGGAAAACTACGCTGATAAAAGCTCTGAACGGCACGCTGCCGCTGTCGTCGGGCGAGGTCACGCTCGATGGGAAACGTCTCGCTGACATTTCGCGGCGTGAGATAGCTGAGAATATTGCAGTAGTCGCTCAGGAAAATGAAACGCGGTTTCCAGTAACAGTTTTGGAGTTCGTGCTGTCTGGGCGGTTCGTTCACGGGAATGCGTTTGGTTGGGAGAGTGATGCGGATATCGAATTCGCGAAAAAAGCGTTAGCGGATTGTGACCTCAGCGGATTTGAAACGCGATTGATGAATCATTTGTCTGGCGGCGAGCGACAGCGAGTTGTGTTGGCGAGAGCGTTGGCAACTGGAGCCAAGATCCTGTTGCTCGACGAGCCGACTGCGAATCTAGATCTCGCACACCAGGCGATGATGTTTCGGCTGGTTCGTGAGCGGTGCTCACAAAGTAATTACTCGGCGATCGTAATCACTCATGACCTGAATCTCGCGGCGGAATTTGCCGACGAGATCATAATGCTGCACCGAGGACGCATTGCCGCGGCGGGACCGCCTGAAAAAGTTTTAACTGCCGACAATGTTCAAGACGTTTTCGGAGTAAAAGTTTTGTTGGATGAAAATCCAGCGAGTCGTAAATTACGTGTTACGGCAATATATTGA
- a CDS encoding TonB-dependent receptor has protein sequence MKFFRLVFFISLLCIGITAQQTAPVYGRLKDLGQIVANQTVRLLSASGSFETKTDADGVYRFEGIEDGRYLLVYGNKQASVSVKNGQLSAGELADVVVVAANRTQTIEQVSKTVDVIDGQEMRDRADFSLVDSLRSIPGFRVQQLGGFGRLASIKTRGLRNQDTAILIDGIRFRDVTAITGDASAFLSDLTLTSVSKVEVLRGSGSSVYGTNAIGGTIDFQTPQTRKGTHGQIGGAVGGLGLGRFRGNISHGAENGRFGINAALSRTAYTKGIDGQDNANNTNFQTRIDADPSSKTNISGRVFFSDADVRLNSSPDTLGTPPSSNASIISANPNVNFCTDANDPDNKQRSRFFSGQFVVNQVINSRVVIGGYFQGLQTKRTNDNGVLGSGFQSASTSIYDGAVQTANAHINWTPNDANQFTAGYEFESEKYGNDGRTASGTGNFFTRAGQKSSTFYVQDLVSLVDGRLQLAGSARVQSFSLDRPGFSLTNALYSNLTLSDPPTATTFDGAASYFFRTSGTKLRAHVGNGYRVLSLYERYGSFFSSFGTPSFTAIGDPFLKPEKTIAFDAGIEQNLASERVRLSATYFYTKLTDIIGYGNVVANIGSTSRPFGGYVNQQGGIVRGGEFSVKAKATRSTDIFASYTVTNSLQRTPQVTGNSNLKTLGIPDHQFTFVATQRFKRFWVNLDFLATSTYLAPISSNTSFQTYVFRFKGNRKGDLTGGYTFGIKSEKMTLRLFGTIENVFNQEYFENGFRTAKATCRVGLSFGF, from the coding sequence ATGAAGTTTTTTAGATTAGTTTTTTTTATTTCGTTATTGTGCATCGGTATTACGGCGCAGCAAACCGCGCCAGTTTACGGCCGCTTAAAAGACCTGGGACAGATCGTCGCTAATCAAACCGTACGACTCTTATCCGCGAGCGGATCATTTGAGACAAAGACCGATGCCGACGGCGTTTATCGATTCGAGGGAATTGAGGACGGCAGATATTTGCTTGTTTATGGCAATAAACAGGCGAGCGTCAGCGTGAAAAACGGCCAGCTTTCGGCAGGTGAACTCGCTGACGTTGTCGTCGTTGCGGCCAATCGAACGCAGACGATAGAGCAAGTTTCGAAAACCGTCGACGTTATCGACGGCCAGGAAATGCGTGATCGGGCTGATTTTTCCCTGGTAGATAGTTTGCGTTCGATCCCGGGTTTTCGTGTACAGCAACTGGGTGGTTTTGGACGCCTAGCGTCTATCAAGACTCGGGGTTTGAGAAATCAGGACACGGCCATTCTGATCGATGGGATCAGGTTTCGCGATGTGACGGCGATCACGGGCGACGCGTCGGCGTTTTTGAGCGATCTTACGCTGACGAGCGTCAGCAAGGTTGAAGTTTTGCGTGGTTCGGGTTCGTCGGTTTACGGCACGAACGCGATCGGCGGCACTATCGATTTTCAGACACCGCAAACTCGAAAAGGTACACACGGCCAGATCGGCGGAGCTGTCGGCGGCCTCGGGCTGGGACGGTTTCGCGGCAATATTTCGCATGGGGCCGAAAACGGCAGATTCGGCATAAACGCGGCATTGTCACGGACCGCTTATACGAAAGGTATAGACGGCCAGGACAATGCGAACAATACGAATTTTCAAACGCGTATCGACGCTGATCCATCTTCGAAGACAAACATCTCGGGCCGCGTCTTCTTTTCAGATGCAGATGTAAGGCTGAACTCCAGCCCCGACACCTTGGGCACACCGCCATCGAGTAACGCGTCGATCATATCTGCTAACCCGAATGTGAATTTTTGCACGGATGCTAATGATCCGGATAACAAACAAAGATCGCGATTTTTTAGCGGTCAATTTGTCGTAAACCAGGTCATTAACAGCAGGGTTGTGATCGGCGGGTACTTTCAGGGACTGCAAACGAAACGAACGAACGATAACGGCGTTCTCGGTTCAGGGTTTCAGAGTGCATCGACCAGCATTTACGACGGTGCGGTCCAGACCGCAAATGCCCACATCAACTGGACGCCGAATGACGCTAATCAATTTACCGCCGGGTATGAGTTCGAGAGTGAGAAATATGGCAACGATGGCCGGACGGCGAGCGGAACCGGCAATTTCTTCACACGGGCCGGTCAAAAGAGCAGCACCTTTTACGTGCAGGATCTGGTCAGTTTGGTGGACGGGCGTCTGCAGCTTGCGGGTAGTGCCCGTGTACAGAGTTTCAGCCTCGACCGGCCGGGATTTAGTTTGACGAACGCGCTGTATAGCAACCTGACGCTCAGCGATCCGCCGACTGCAACCACATTTGACGGGGCTGCGTCGTATTTTTTCAGAACTTCGGGGACCAAACTTCGTGCTCATGTGGGTAATGGCTATCGCGTTCTGTCTTTGTACGAACGGTACGGTTCGTTCTTTTCAAGTTTTGGCACACCGAGTTTTACCGCTATCGGCGATCCATTTTTGAAGCCTGAGAAAACGATCGCGTTTGACGCTGGAATCGAGCAAAATCTTGCGAGCGAACGCGTTCGGCTCTCCGCAACATACTTCTATACAAAGCTGACGGATATTATTGGTTACGGAAATGTGGTCGCAAATATTGGCTCAACGTCCCGTCCATTCGGCGGTTATGTGAATCAGCAAGGCGGTATTGTTCGGGGCGGCGAATTTAGCGTGAAGGCAAAGGCGACTCGTTCAACGGACATTTTTGCATCGTACACGGTCACCAACAGCCTCCAGCGGACGCCGCAGGTCACGGGGAATTCGAATCTGAAGACGCTCGGGATTCCTGATCATCAGTTCACGTTTGTGGCGACACAACGATTCAAACGATTCTGGGTAAACCTAGATTTTCTTGCTACATCGACGTATCTTGCCCCGATCTCTAGCAACACATCTTTCCAAACGTATGTGTTTCGGTTCAAGGGAAATCGAAAGGGCGACCTGACCGGTGGTTACACGTTTGGGATCAAGAGCGAGAAGATGACGCTGCGGCTTTTTGGCACGATCGAGAATGTTTTTAACCAGGAATATTTCGAGAACGGATTTCGTACGGCCAAGGCCACGTGTCGCGTCGGTTTGAGCTTCGGATTCTAA
- the gatB gene encoding Asp-tRNA(Asn)/Glu-tRNA(Gln) amidotransferase subunit GatB, whose protein sequence is MKEGWEAVIGMEIHAQLATDSKIFCSCAVETGGEPNSNTCPTCLGLPGALPVLNKRVIDLAARAALALGLEIQETSVFSRKNYFYPDLPKGYQISQYDKPFSANGHLTILTADRDEHGRVEEWKPMTIHIQRMHLEEDAGKNVHEGLPETDKYSYIDLNRAGTPLGEIVTSPDFRSSWQAYDYVNHVRRALQWVGASDADMEKGNLRCEANVSVRKVGETAFRNKVELKNLNSVRFMQKAIEYEIERQIEAHEKGEEVNQESRLWDEKNNRTRFMRSKEDAHDYRYFPEPDLQPVRVSPEFIEQVKREMPEMPDTMRDRFIEVYGLTFSDASQLVTDKDLAAYFETTARITANPKMSANWILGELTRELNNSGKGVVESLTTAEDLAELLNTISSGSINNNQGKEVLIEMFATGKPAPQVIKDKGFEQVSDSGAIEKIIDEVIGANQANVDAYRGGNEKLFGFFVGQVMKASQGKANPKVVNELLIPKLKGS, encoded by the coding sequence ATGAAAGAAGGTTGGGAAGCAGTTATTGGCATGGAGATCCATGCTCAGTTGGCGACAGATTCTAAGATCTTTTGCTCGTGTGCGGTCGAGACGGGCGGCGAGCCAAATTCGAATACGTGTCCGACATGTCTGGGTCTGCCCGGGGCGTTGCCTGTTTTGAACAAACGGGTGATCGATCTCGCGGCCCGCGCCGCTTTGGCATTGGGGCTTGAGATCCAGGAAACATCGGTGTTTTCCCGCAAGAATTATTTCTATCCCGATCTGCCGAAGGGCTATCAGATCTCACAATACGATAAACCGTTTTCAGCCAATGGGCATTTGACCATTCTCACCGCGGACCGGGATGAGCATGGACGCGTCGAAGAATGGAAGCCGATGACCATTCACATTCAGCGGATGCACCTTGAGGAAGACGCGGGGAAGAACGTTCACGAAGGACTTCCTGAGACAGACAAATATTCTTACATCGACCTGAATCGGGCTGGGACTCCGCTTGGTGAGATCGTTACTTCGCCGGATTTTCGCTCGTCGTGGCAGGCTTATGATTACGTGAATCACGTGCGCCGTGCGCTGCAGTGGGTCGGGGCGAGTGATGCAGATATGGAGAAGGGAAACCTTCGCTGCGAGGCGAATGTTTCGGTTCGAAAGGTCGGTGAAACTGCGTTTCGAAACAAGGTTGAGCTAAAAAATCTAAACTCGGTTCGTTTCATGCAAAAGGCGATCGAATATGAGATCGAGCGTCAGATCGAGGCTCACGAAAAAGGTGAAGAGGTAAATCAGGAATCGCGTCTTTGGGATGAGAAGAACAACCGCACGCGATTTATGCGCAGTAAAGAGGACGCGCATGATTACCGTTATTTTCCCGAACCTGATCTGCAGCCGGTAAGAGTTTCGCCGGAGTTTATCGAGCAGGTTAAGAGAGAAATGCCTGAGATGCCCGATACGATGCGCGACCGGTTCATCGAGGTTTATGGGCTTACTTTTTCGGATGCGTCGCAGCTCGTTACCGACAAGGATCTTGCGGCCTATTTTGAGACTACGGCCCGCATCACCGCGAATCCAAAAATGTCTGCGAATTGGATACTCGGCGAGCTTACGCGCGAGCTTAACAATTCCGGAAAGGGCGTTGTGGAGAGTCTGACGACTGCCGAGGATCTCGCCGAGCTCTTGAATACGATCAGCTCCGGATCGATCAACAATAATCAGGGCAAGGAAGTTCTCATTGAGATGTTCGCTACTGGCAAACCTGCTCCTCAGGTTATTAAAGATAAAGGCTTTGAGCAGGTTTCGGACAGCGGGGCGATCGAAAAGATCATTGATGAAGTGATCGGCGCTAACCAGGCAAACGTCGATGCATATCGCGGAGGTAACGAAAAGCTGTTCGGCTTCTTTGTTGGCCAGGTGATGAAGGCATCGCAGGGAAAAGCAAACCCCAAGGTTGTAAACGAGTTGCTTATCCCCAAGTTGAAAGGCAGTTAG
- a CDS encoding SDR family oxidoreductase has product MNLANKVGVVTGGTKGIGYAIAEKLLDAGASVFICGRTVSAVEGALKTLALRGKAVGRSCDVRNDEQVRSILADCERVLGGVDILVNNAGIGIMGKTVEQITPDEFRQTVETNLFGVYYACHYAVPLMKIRGGGYIINISSLAGQNAHPKMAAYNASKFGLNGFSEALMQEVRQDDIKVSYICPGSVNTYFGNDTPSAEKMWQIQPEDIAEVVIDLLKMDARTLPSKVEIRPSKPPVS; this is encoded by the coding sequence ATGAATTTAGCTAACAAAGTCGGCGTCGTTACGGGCGGCACCAAGGGGATCGGCTATGCGATAGCTGAGAAATTATTAGATGCCGGAGCGAGTGTTTTTATTTGCGGACGAACCGTTTCGGCCGTCGAGGGAGCACTTAAAACGCTGGCGTTGAGAGGCAAGGCTGTAGGACGCAGTTGCGACGTCCGCAATGACGAACAGGTGCGTTCGATTCTGGCTGATTGCGAGCGAGTGCTCGGCGGCGTCGATATTCTGGTCAATAACGCCGGGATCGGGATCATGGGGAAAACGGTCGAGCAGATCACGCCGGATGAGTTTCGGCAAACGGTCGAAACCAATCTGTTCGGCGTTTACTATGCCTGCCATTACGCGGTGCCGCTGATGAAGATACGCGGCGGCGGTTACATCATTAACATTTCATCGCTCGCCGGCCAGAACGCCCATCCCAAAATGGCAGCCTACAACGCCTCAAAATTCGGCCTTAACGGCTTTTCCGAGGCCCTCATGCAGGAGGTTCGCCAGGACGACATCAAGGTCAGCTACATCTGCCCCGGCAGCGTCAATACCTATTTCGGCAACGACACGCCGTCCGCCGAAAAGATGTGGCAGATCCAACCCGAAGACATCGCCGAGGTCGTCATCGACCTTTTGAAAATGGATGCACGAACGCTGCCCAGCAAGGTCGAGATCCGCCCGAGCAAACCACCGGTCAGTTGA
- a CDS encoding transcriptional regulator — MDRAKPQQTSMFYHFGEFSLDASERLLRRGNEHLPLKPKQFDLLFFFVENAGRTTRKDELLEAVWPGTYVEENTLARNVSWLRTLLEDNLGGPRVIETVPKLGYRFTPEVTISYPKENTLIVEEQTVQYFRGEETITIDDSTLVKKDEKKAYSRHSALSSFRSSRIFLVTAAVLVLVVVLAGLGFSSYWKNTQTTAGASVSSDNDDSWIKSRRGDVANRSIGDERSQVKIGSIVNLQNRYPNDGSYLDAWGAVWTKPEFKQVPTETMFVSTHIDPNRENGSGSWEVISASGKEKDEPLVIGDRVHLRNMYPNGGYLDACGWTEHLRVFEKFLDQTGAVFTTRSPNRDNGTGVWIIRSGASEDGSPVFEGDSVAIESSYFINDAGKNRVSGFLNVAGKVSDIQAFSDYQGSKLVFTKSISFAQPVPDIWTITTSKAFTKE; from the coding sequence TTGGATAGAGCTAAACCTCAACAAACATCGATGTTTTATCACTTCGGTGAATTCTCGCTAGACGCCTCGGAGCGTCTTTTGCGGCGCGGTAATGAGCATCTTCCGCTCAAGCCGAAGCAGTTTGACCTTCTTTTTTTCTTTGTCGAGAACGCCGGACGCACGACGAGAAAGGATGAATTGCTTGAAGCGGTTTGGCCTGGAACTTATGTCGAGGAAAATACGCTTGCCCGAAATGTTTCGTGGCTTAGAACGTTACTGGAAGATAATTTAGGCGGCCCGCGTGTCATCGAGACCGTTCCAAAGCTTGGATACCGGTTCACTCCGGAGGTGACGATCTCCTACCCGAAAGAGAACACACTAATTGTAGAGGAACAAACCGTCCAGTATTTCCGCGGCGAAGAAACTATCACGATCGACGATAGTACGCTGGTAAAAAAAGACGAGAAAAAGGCCTATTCGCGGCATTCCGCATTATCGAGCTTTCGCTCGTCCAGGATATTTCTGGTCACAGCGGCGGTTCTGGTTTTAGTCGTCGTGCTCGCCGGCCTCGGCTTTTCGTCTTACTGGAAAAATACTCAGACCACCGCCGGAGCTTCCGTATCGAGTGATAATGACGATAGCTGGATAAAATCCCGACGAGGAGACGTTGCGAATCGCTCTATAGGGGATGAAAGATCGCAAGTTAAGATCGGCTCGATCGTTAATCTTCAAAATCGTTACCCGAACGACGGCTCGTACCTCGACGCGTGGGGAGCCGTTTGGACCAAACCGGAATTCAAACAAGTTCCCACCGAGACAATGTTCGTATCAACCCACATAGACCCAAACCGCGAGAATGGCTCCGGCAGTTGGGAAGTTATTTCGGCAAGCGGGAAAGAAAAAGACGAACCACTCGTTATTGGCGACCGCGTTCATCTCAGGAATATGTACCCTAATGGCGGCTACCTCGACGCCTGTGGCTGGACTGAGCATCTACGCGTTTTTGAAAAGTTCCTGGATCAGACGGGCGCGGTATTTACCACCAGATCTCCGAACCGCGACAATGGAACCGGAGTTTGGATCATAAGGTCAGGAGCCTCAGAGGACGGCAGTCCCGTATTTGAAGGTGACAGCGTCGCTATCGAAAGCAGCTACTTCATCAATGACGCCGGGAAGAACCGCGTTTCCGGTTTCTTAAATGTCGCGGGAAAAGTCAGCGACATCCAGGCATTCAGCGACTATCAAGGTTCAAAGCTGGTGTTTACTAAGAGCATCTCGTTCGCTCAACCGGTTCCCGATATCTGGACCATCACCACCAGCAAAGCCTTCACGAAAGAATAA
- a CDS encoding response regulator: MDREKLQTFVMAAEDDLASVRSSLLIVAQTGDASDLDVPRRNLARLKAASLANEMPAIEKLCCECEELIDQFSSAEKISPGAAYSALDIVARIEAAVWDVPMHSEDFLSDIAGFIEASFDDLMPRKEHIPEPAAEEFEIDEETLDIFRSEADDLLSNIAENLGILSEFPADQNALWEVRRNAHTFKGAAGIVGLKEASETAHRMEDLLDKMVETRCEAVPEILSFLVASSKRLTDIAAAKSFDDDGDLDRRYAAAMACLSLSGNGDKPRPENSAATTQAPTRPDPSRSTTTPIVRVSLDRLDELIKLSRSLIVNRSAVEERIADFGLMNDQSAEAIGKFEVLLEAQKALTDEIQTKLLRIRMVKFGTLETRLGRNVNVTCTDEGKKAVLEIENGEVEIDTQVIDALIEPMLHLLKNAVVHGIESPDTRRLIGKPERGRIVVSIEADDEAIVLSVTDDGGGISPTKLREKAIASGIITEHQADSMSDRDALELIFNRGLTTADKLDMNAGRGVGMSIVKEAIESRGGTVIVKSEPQRGTTFTILMPLGTQPASVENIAVSVAENTSSDLPPLVLIVDDSPSIRRQSTKLVEQAGLRVITANNGADALELLLNGEWEPDLILSDVEMPQIDGWGFLEYIKTDENFGHFPVVMVTSLDAENHRQRALELGASDYLIKPLKENDLARVINTIIRPKSQQPA, translated from the coding sequence ATGGACCGAGAAAAACTCCAAACATTTGTAATGGCTGCCGAGGATGATCTCGCATCTGTCCGAAGCAGCCTTCTTATAGTCGCTCAGACTGGTGACGCGTCGGACCTCGACGTTCCGCGTCGCAATCTCGCACGCCTTAAGGCCGCATCTCTCGCGAATGAGATGCCCGCGATCGAAAAGCTCTGCTGCGAATGCGAAGAGCTGATCGACCAGTTCAGTTCGGCTGAGAAGATCTCGCCCGGTGCCGCTTATTCGGCACTGGATATCGTCGCGCGTATCGAAGCTGCTGTTTGGGACGTTCCGATGCACTCGGAAGATTTCTTATCTGATATTGCCGGTTTCATCGAGGCGTCATTCGATGATCTGATGCCGCGAAAAGAGCATATACCGGAGCCGGCGGCTGAAGAATTTGAGATCGACGAAGAAACGCTCGACATCTTTCGCTCCGAGGCCGACGATCTGCTCTCGAATATCGCCGAAAATCTCGGCATCCTTTCCGAATTCCCCGCCGACCAGAATGCTCTGTGGGAAGTTCGCCGCAATGCCCACACTTTCAAAGGCGCCGCCGGCATCGTCGGGCTTAAAGAGGCGTCTGAGACCGCTCATCGGATGGAAGACCTGCTCGACAAAATGGTCGAGACGCGTTGCGAAGCCGTGCCCGAGATCCTGAGTTTCCTCGTCGCATCCTCAAAACGCCTTACCGATATCGCAGCCGCCAAGTCTTTTGACGACGACGGAGACCTGGACCGAAGGTACGCTGCCGCCATGGCGTGCTTATCCTTGTCAGGCAATGGCGACAAACCACGGCCCGAAAACTCGGCGGCTACGACCCAAGCCCCGACCCGACCCGACCCTTCCAGATCAACGACGACACCCATCGTCCGCGTCTCGCTGGACAGGCTAGACGAACTGATCAAACTCTCAAGAAGCTTGATCGTTAACCGTTCTGCAGTCGAGGAAAGGATCGCGGACTTCGGCCTGATGAACGATCAGAGCGCCGAGGCGATCGGAAAATTTGAAGTTCTCTTAGAAGCTCAAAAAGCGCTGACAGACGAGATCCAGACGAAACTGCTTCGCATTCGTATGGTCAAATTCGGCACGCTTGAGACACGGCTCGGCCGCAATGTGAACGTAACCTGCACGGACGAAGGTAAAAAAGCGGTCCTCGAGATCGAGAATGGCGAGGTCGAGATCGACACGCAGGTGATCGACGCTCTGATCGAGCCGATGCTGCACCTTCTGAAAAACGCCGTCGTTCACGGCATCGAATCACCGGACACGCGCCGCCTGATCGGCAAACCGGAACGCGGCCGCATCGTCGTCAGTATCGAAGCTGATGACGAAGCCATCGTCTTATCTGTAACGGATGACGGCGGCGGCATCTCTCCGACGAAGCTGCGGGAAAAAGCAATAGCCAGCGGGATCATCACCGAGCATCAGGCCGATTCGATGAGCGACCGCGACGCACTGGAGTTGATATTCAATCGAGGCCTTACCACCGCCGACAAGCTCGACATGAACGCCGGTCGCGGAGTCGGGATGAGCATCGTCAAAGAAGCGATCGAGAGCCGCGGAGGCACTGTGATCGTTAAGTCAGAACCGCAACGCGGAACGACGTTTACGATACTAATGCCGCTCGGTACACAACCCGCCAGTGTGGAGAATATAGCCGTCTCTGTGGCCGAAAATACGTCATCTGATCTGCCGCCGCTCGTCCTCATCGTCGACGACAGCCCGAGTATCCGCCGCCAGTCCACCAAACTCGTCGAGCAAGCCGGCCTCCGCGTCATCACCGCCAACAATGGCGCCGACGCCCTCGAGCTGCTGCTCAACGGCGAATGGGAACCCGATCTTATTCTCTCAGACGTAGAAATGCCGCAGATCGACGGCTGGGGTTTCCTCGAATACATAAAGACCGACGAAAACTTCGGCCACTTCCCCGTCGTCATGGTCACATCCCTCGACGCCGAGAACCATCGCCAAAGAGCCCTCGAGCTGGGAGCATCCGATTACCTGATCAAGCCCCTAAAAGAAAACGACCTCGCACGAGTCATCAACACCATAATCCGCCCCAAGTCACAACAGCCCGCGTAA